A single genomic interval of Hafnia alvei harbors:
- the ygaH gene encoding L-valine transporter subunit YgaH has translation MDSTVITISLVVGAANFLFRYLPLRLGRARKSDTAKQGIVTLLLDNIGIASICALLVVSSTPEILAQHERLIPTLCGFLALALCFYRSQSIIMSTLSGAVTFGLVFKMMMMFT, from the coding sequence ATGGACTCGACGGTAATCACCATCAGCTTAGTTGTGGGGGCGGCGAACTTCCTTTTTCGTTATTTGCCGCTTCGACTAGGCCGCGCACGTAAAAGCGATACGGCTAAGCAAGGTATTGTCACCCTTCTGTTAGACAATATTGGCATCGCCTCAATTTGTGCGTTGTTGGTGGTTTCCAGCACGCCAGAGATCTTAGCCCAGCATGAACGCCTGATCCCCACCCTGTGTGGTTTCCTTGCTCTCGCACTGTGCTTCTACCGCTCGCAAAGCATCATTATGTCAACGTTATCCGGCGCTGTGACCTTTGGGCTGGTTTTTAAGATGATGATGATGTTCACCTGA
- a CDS encoding AzlC family ABC transporter permease — protein MQTHTSVEQAAEPVATPSTFKEGVVDSLPIVIGYFPVAFAFGLTAVKLGFSPLESIFFSSVIYAGASQFVITALLSAGMSLWVSALTVMAMDIRHILYGPSLRHRIVTRMSPGKTALWAFGLTDEVFAAATSKLMRDNRQWSENWMIGIALCSWLSWVIGTAVGAVFGNGPLKAYPAIEASLTFMLPALFLSFLLASFKRQQSFTVVASIAASLAALLIFSIPASILAGIAAGCIASLLSPKPQPIPEVCDD, from the coding sequence ATGCAAACTCATACTTCTGTTGAACAAGCCGCAGAGCCTGTTGCAACGCCGTCAACATTTAAAGAAGGCGTAGTGGATAGTCTGCCTATTGTGATTGGTTACTTTCCCGTCGCCTTTGCTTTCGGTTTAACCGCAGTAAAACTCGGGTTCTCTCCGCTCGAGAGCATTTTCTTTTCCAGCGTCATCTATGCAGGTGCCAGCCAATTTGTGATCACCGCATTGCTCAGCGCGGGGATGTCTCTATGGGTTTCAGCACTCACCGTGATGGCGATGGATATTCGTCATATCCTGTATGGCCCGTCGCTACGTCATCGTATTGTTACCCGAATGAGTCCGGGGAAAACCGCACTGTGGGCATTTGGCCTAACTGATGAGGTGTTTGCCGCCGCAACCAGCAAACTGATGCGTGATAATCGCCAGTGGAGCGAAAACTGGATGATTGGCATTGCGCTTTGCTCGTGGCTTTCTTGGGTGATCGGCACCGCCGTAGGTGCTGTTTTCGGCAATGGTCCCCTGAAGGCCTATCCGGCCATTGAAGCGTCCCTCACCTTTATGCTGCCCGCGCTCTTTTTGAGCTTCCTGTTAGCCTCCTTTAAGCGCCAGCAAAGCTTTACGGTAGTTGCATCCATCGCAGCGTCTTTGGCCGCGCTGCTTATTTTCTCGATCCCTGCTTCTATTTTGGCCGGTATCGCAGCGGGTTGCATTGCCTCATTGTTGAGTCCTAAACCACAACCCATCCCAGAGGTTTGCGATGATTAG
- a CDS encoding RHS repeat-associated core domain-containing protein: MDLLTEYVASIDEELAMFKNNSLITQDYRDCVAKWAKESAISGAFGGPTLEMERVISINGTSTTASQNDSESLSAAIVCPKNRKITVVIKHESTLDLPIPDVSVELFHNATFSPDSKISAKKTDADGKAEFDDLTPGERYYARTLDDSLESHNQEMLAAYDVLSQDIFAQLSASWASEKPQWTLSAIATSIAEAFATGLCSSVTDLWDDTKVAYNIISDPVASAEALGQKASGVMACIGNLGIPDINGILNGSKDLARDLMAFFNDEAALYLFARAAMLRLRMFPFGDLLASIAGMIGDILSGIIFGALLSMVAAPVGALFLASKLEKLVSKGIKIVQEVWNALNKILSSIFELVSDFFSPSHKKNHIRQTNAKLGADKETHLGPNNSSEVQYEQKTHNASSENGNDAPSDNTICTEENGCPVSMVNGEELLRLEDASLLGIHPFSFVRQYRSTSVECDSVFGYGWSHSLQHSVRFTDEHIIWLNHENLTTTLPLPDQHIPSGVNPLGKAAVWLGSSDDEYLLSCAALEGWVMHVKRAANGEHGLITGFSNQQQHLNLHYENGLPTRLDNPAGTSLQLRYSKTPHGMRLTSVVRVHNCHALMPDTGHKYFVHMRYEYDANGQLCAAINAAGETERYAYRDDYLFTLRQLAGGAEFYWEWDGRGKSARAIRHWSNLPNLDRSYQWDIPNGCVTVCYEDGSQEVWQHDIRTARLLKSITADGGTTENHYGPQGELLSTINPLGQKTHYSYNRDNQVIAEHLPDGQWLRYRYSRGRRIEKIHVSADGLAKHRERWRYDQHGNVSHYIDAEGHTTQYVWSDDGALTRIHFPDDSYEVFAVNPLGQIYEHTARDGVVTHYRYDEQGRLVFQGERPPQTSDSNLSPNATQFAWDNADRLVAIRWPNGQIKRWQYNAYHQITLEQDELGNQTQFEYLPHSTLLKHIIYANGTSEEYRYDNIHGQVSDIINARHERYHIDYTPGGLVSQEQTFDGRRLCWEYDASGNVAKRTEYGDSLRDDTALITTYQRDVAGRLSSKTTPDGVTVTYGYDGFGRLNLADDAAWPLAWQYDKRGRLTQEHQCFASQHYAYDAVGNLTQMRLPDGQQLDFLHHNGRTTRIDLDGQLLTEHGWRNGQEVTRRHGELVSQFIHDPLQRLQRQQVQRQGEPNLLIQRDYTYDAVGNLASITDQQKGSKTFSHDVRGRFTQETYRPTPALLQAGYAGHSEIFAPDATHNVLGASASPELQALKRTTGNRLTLLGSHHYRYDEYGNCIQDSYGSDQHAVRHYRWDGEHRLVGFRETRHGNEITSFSYDYDCFGRRVRKHNVRTGESRLFFWQDDRLIAECDEKLACPGGHPSAFGPEPHTDATNCRSYVYEPNGNSFRPLAMLGGRGKNTKVFYYINDHLGTPQELVSPSGEMVWSAVYHAYGQQAFTLANHIPQPLRFQGQYHDDESGLSYNRYRYYDVSALRYLSPDPIGLAGGVNAYAYVPSPLSWVDPLGLSCKSIQPGDKTPEGRTFTIHGAEQATSRGFSSKNIDEIISNNKKSRVKEIDPATGQIQWRYQDSRGNTVITDEFSERIVTVYSHPISANNSKYIPKLTMR, encoded by the coding sequence ATGGACTTACTTACTGAATACGTTGCCAGTATCGATGAAGAACTGGCGATGTTTAAAAATAATTCGCTCATCACTCAGGATTATCGTGACTGCGTGGCTAAGTGGGCAAAAGAGAGCGCGATTTCAGGCGCGTTCGGCGGCCCAACGCTCGAAATGGAACGCGTTATTAGCATTAACGGCACCAGCACGACCGCTTCACAAAATGATTCGGAATCTCTCAGCGCCGCCATTGTTTGTCCAAAAAATCGCAAAATCACCGTGGTGATCAAACATGAATCTACGCTGGATTTGCCGATCCCCGACGTCAGCGTTGAGCTGTTTCATAACGCAACATTCAGCCCCGATAGCAAAATCAGCGCCAAGAAAACAGATGCCGATGGCAAGGCCGAATTTGACGATCTCACGCCGGGAGAACGGTATTACGCACGTACTCTCGACGATAGCCTTGAGTCACATAATCAAGAGATGTTGGCCGCCTATGACGTGTTGTCACAGGATATCTTTGCACAGCTATCCGCCTCGTGGGCCAGCGAAAAACCGCAATGGACGCTGAGCGCCATCGCGACATCGATAGCTGAAGCATTTGCGACGGGTTTATGCAGCAGCGTGACCGATTTGTGGGACGACACCAAGGTGGCCTACAACATCATTTCCGATCCTGTCGCCAGCGCCGAAGCCCTAGGGCAAAAAGCCAGCGGTGTCATGGCCTGTATCGGAAATCTCGGCATACCGGATATCAACGGTATCTTGAACGGCAGCAAAGATCTCGCTCGCGATCTTATGGCCTTCTTTAACGATGAGGCGGCACTGTATCTGTTTGCCCGCGCCGCGATGCTACGCCTACGAATGTTTCCTTTCGGTGATTTACTCGCCTCTATTGCAGGCATGATTGGCGATATTCTTTCCGGAATTATTTTTGGTGCCTTGCTATCTATGGTCGCCGCTCCGGTAGGTGCCCTATTTTTAGCCTCCAAGTTAGAAAAACTGGTTTCTAAGGGTATAAAAATCGTTCAAGAGGTGTGGAACGCGCTGAATAAAATCCTTTCCTCTATTTTCGAGCTGGTGAGTGATTTTTTCTCACCTTCACACAAAAAAAACCACATTCGCCAAACCAACGCCAAACTGGGCGCAGATAAAGAAACTCATCTTGGCCCTAATAACAGTAGTGAAGTTCAATACGAGCAAAAAACGCATAACGCCTCTTCGGAAAATGGCAACGACGCCCCTTCGGATAACACCATCTGCACAGAGGAAAATGGCTGCCCCGTCTCCATGGTTAATGGTGAAGAGCTTCTCAGGTTAGAAGATGCTTCATTGCTTGGTATTCACCCTTTCAGCTTTGTTCGCCAGTACCGCAGCACTTCTGTTGAGTGTGATTCCGTATTTGGCTATGGCTGGAGCCACAGCCTGCAACATAGCGTTCGGTTTACCGATGAGCACATCATTTGGCTAAACCACGAAAACCTAACAACCACCCTGCCGCTTCCCGACCAACACATCCCTAGCGGCGTTAACCCCCTAGGCAAAGCGGCCGTTTGGTTGGGTAGCAGCGATGATGAATATTTGTTGTCCTGCGCTGCGTTAGAAGGCTGGGTGATGCACGTCAAGCGTGCAGCCAACGGTGAACATGGCCTGATAACGGGTTTTTCTAACCAGCAACAGCACCTGAACCTGCATTACGAAAATGGGCTGCCAACGCGATTAGATAACCCAGCAGGTACATCGTTGCAGCTTCGCTATAGCAAAACGCCGCACGGTATGCGCTTGACCAGCGTGGTGCGCGTACACAACTGCCATGCGCTGATGCCCGACACGGGGCATAAATATTTCGTTCACATGCGTTATGAGTACGATGCCAACGGGCAGCTTTGTGCCGCGATTAACGCCGCGGGTGAAACCGAGCGGTACGCTTATCGAGACGATTACCTATTTACCCTGCGGCAGTTAGCCGGCGGCGCAGAGTTTTATTGGGAATGGGACGGGCGAGGGAAATCGGCTCGGGCAATACGCCATTGGAGTAATCTGCCTAACCTCGACCGCAGCTATCAGTGGGATATTCCAAATGGCTGCGTCACGGTCTGTTATGAAGACGGTAGCCAAGAAGTTTGGCAGCACGATATCCGTACCGCGCGTTTACTCAAAAGCATCACCGCTGATGGCGGCACCACTGAGAATCACTACGGGCCACAGGGCGAGTTACTGAGCACCATAAATCCGCTCGGACAGAAAACTCACTACAGCTACAACCGCGACAACCAAGTCATCGCCGAGCATCTGCCTGATGGGCAGTGGCTTCGCTACCGTTATTCTCGCGGGCGCCGGATTGAAAAAATCCATGTGAGCGCCGATGGTTTGGCTAAACACCGCGAGCGCTGGCGCTACGACCAGCACGGCAATGTGAGCCATTACATTGACGCTGAAGGGCATACCACTCAGTACGTATGGTCAGATGACGGGGCTTTAACCCGAATTCATTTTCCTGACGATAGCTATGAAGTCTTTGCCGTTAACCCATTAGGCCAAATATATGAGCACACCGCGCGCGATGGGGTCGTCACTCATTATCGTTATGATGAGCAAGGCCGATTAGTCTTTCAGGGCGAGCGCCCACCGCAGACGTCAGACTCGAACTTATCGCCTAACGCCACGCAGTTTGCTTGGGACAACGCCGATAGGCTGGTGGCTATTCGCTGGCCCAACGGACAGATTAAGCGCTGGCAATACAACGCCTATCACCAAATTACCCTCGAACAAGACGAGCTGGGTAATCAGACCCAGTTCGAGTATCTGCCCCACTCTACCCTGCTCAAACACATCATCTATGCAAATGGCACCAGCGAAGAATATCGCTATGACAATATACATGGGCAGGTCAGCGACATTATCAACGCGCGTCACGAGCGCTATCACATTGATTACACGCCGGGCGGTCTGGTCAGTCAGGAGCAGACCTTTGACGGGCGGCGTTTGTGCTGGGAGTACGACGCCAGCGGAAACGTCGCCAAGCGCACCGAATATGGCGACAGCCTGCGCGACGACACCGCATTAATCACCACCTATCAACGGGATGTCGCCGGCCGACTCAGCAGCAAAACCACGCCGGATGGCGTTACCGTGACCTACGGCTACGATGGCTTTGGCCGCCTCAATTTGGCCGACGATGCCGCGTGGCCGCTGGCCTGGCAATATGATAAACGCGGGCGGCTCACGCAGGAGCATCAGTGTTTTGCCAGCCAGCATTATGCGTATGACGCCGTCGGTAATCTCACCCAGATGCGTTTACCTGACGGCCAGCAGCTCGATTTTCTGCACCATAACGGGCGCACGACCCGCATCGACCTTGACGGGCAGTTGCTCACCGAGCACGGCTGGCGCAACGGGCAGGAAGTCACCCGCCGCCACGGCGAGCTGGTAAGTCAGTTTATCCATGACCCGCTACAACGCCTGCAACGCCAGCAGGTGCAGCGTCAGGGCGAGCCTAACCTGTTGATACAGCGCGATTATACCTACGACGCCGTGGGTAATCTGGCCAGCATCACCGACCAACAGAAAGGCAGCAAAACCTTCAGCCACGACGTGCGCGGGCGCTTCACGCAGGAAACCTATCGCCCAACGCCGGCGCTGCTTCAAGCGGGATACGCAGGTCACAGCGAAATATTCGCCCCTGATGCGACCCATAACGTGTTGGGTGCTTCGGCGTCGCCGGAGCTTCAGGCGCTGAAGCGCACCACCGGTAACCGCCTCACGCTGCTCGGCAGCCATCACTATCGCTACGATGAATACGGCAACTGTATTCAAGACAGCTATGGTTCTGACCAACACGCCGTGCGCCATTACCGTTGGGACGGTGAACATCGGCTGGTTGGCTTTCGTGAAACCCGCCACGGCAATGAAATAACCTCGTTTAGCTACGACTATGATTGCTTTGGCCGACGCGTTCGCAAACACAATGTGCGCACGGGCGAAAGCCGGCTGTTCTTCTGGCAAGACGACCGCCTCATCGCCGAATGTGACGAAAAACTCGCCTGCCCCGGCGGGCACCCCAGCGCATTCGGCCCCGAGCCACACACCGATGCCACGAATTGCCGCAGCTACGTTTATGAACCCAACGGTAACAGCTTTCGCCCACTGGCGATGCTCGGCGGGCGCGGCAAAAACACCAAGGTGTTCTACTACATTAACGACCACCTCGGCACGCCGCAGGAGCTGGTTTCCCCGAGCGGCGAAATGGTATGGAGCGCGGTGTATCACGCCTATGGACAACAGGCCTTCACCCTCGCCAACCACATCCCGCAGCCGCTGCGTTTTCAGGGACAATATCATGACGACGAAAGCGGGTTGTCTTACAACCGCTATCGCTATTATGATGTCTCTGCCCTGCGGTATTTATCGCCAGACCCGATAGGTTTAGCCGGCGGCGTTAATGCGTACGCCTATGTGCCAAGCCCGCTGAGCTGGGTGGATCCGTTGGGGTTGAGTTGCAAATCTATACAGCCAGGAGATAAAACCCCTGAAGGAAGAACTTTTACGATACACGGTGCAGAACAAGCAACATCGCGAGGATTTTCATCAAAGAATATCGACGAGATCATAAGTAATAACAAAAAATCTCGAGTGAAAGAGATTGATCCGGCAACAGGACAAATACAATGGCGCTACCAAGACAGTCGAGGTAATACAGTCATTACAGATGAATTTAGTGAGAGGATTGTTACTGTTTACTCACACCCAATAAGTGCTAATAACTCAAAATACATACCAAAACTAACAATGAGGTAA
- a CDS encoding AHH domain-containing protein: protein MPSPLSWVDPLGLTSCKLAEAIEEAGISRPANSEAHHIVPERAQSAGPARDILNKHGIDINGADNGVFLPNRHNTDDLPGIEHNGRHPDDHIDDTNERIKRADRKGGKFQIITELRVMRNILLKANRNTSWSNVLK from the coding sequence GTGCCAAGCCCGCTGAGCTGGGTGGATCCGTTGGGGTTAACAAGCTGTAAGTTAGCCGAGGCCATAGAAGAGGCTGGAATATCAAGACCCGCCAACTCAGAAGCGCATCATATTGTTCCGGAAAGAGCTCAATCGGCAGGCCCTGCGAGAGATATATTGAATAAACATGGCATTGATATTAACGGCGCAGATAACGGCGTATTTTTGCCGAATCGTCATAATACCGATGACCTGCCGGGGATAGAGCACAATGGCAGGCATCCTGATGATCATATTGATGATACAAATGAAAGAATAAAGCGTGCAGATCGTAAGGGTGGCAAGTTTCAAATTATTACAGAACTAAGAGTAATGCGAAACATCCTTCTCAAAGCAAACCGTAATACATCATGGAGTAATGTATTAAAATGA
- the mprA gene encoding transcriptional repressor MprA, with protein MSSSIAHIEEMLKQRALRQKDFPYQEILLTRLCMHMQSKLLENRNKMLKEQGINETLFMALITLDAQESKSIQPSELSAALGSSRTNATRIADELEKRGWIERKESDSDRRCLHLHLTEAGEAFLGEIIPPQHKCLHFLWSTLSADEQQQLETLTRKLLGRIEEMEQSGLTQ; from the coding sequence ATGTCAAGTTCTATAGCTCATATTGAGGAAATGCTGAAGCAACGCGCGCTCCGTCAGAAGGACTTCCCTTATCAAGAAATTTTACTGACGCGTTTGTGCATGCACATGCAAAGCAAATTGTTGGAAAATCGCAACAAAATGCTAAAAGAACAAGGGATTAACGAAACACTGTTCATGGCTCTGATCACGCTGGATGCACAAGAGAGCAAAAGTATTCAGCCATCTGAACTGAGCGCGGCGTTAGGCTCATCACGCACCAATGCCACCCGCATTGCCGATGAGTTAGAAAAACGCGGTTGGATCGAACGTAAAGAAAGCGACAGCGACCGCCGTTGCCTGCATTTACACCTAACCGAAGCCGGTGAGGCGTTCCTCGGGGAAATTATTCCTCCGCAGCATAAATGCCTGCATTTCTTATGGTCTACTCTGAGTGCGGACGAGCAACAACAGCTCGAAACCTTAACGCGCAAGCTGCTGGGTCGTATCGAAGAAATGGAACAATCTGGCCTAACGCAGTAA
- a CDS encoding DUF1198 family protein, with amino-acid sequence MIWLMLATLVVVFIVGFRVLNSDARRASQALTKRLNIEPVYVESMLSQMGKTAGGEFISYLLQDNESHMGNAAGVLLIYQTFIVDESDESLTFWRSVLRKAHLPTEITHKHVRLALTFLRELEPDPNEMAAYRLRYNARFTAISTEDGAANSNVYYMDGSSEQD; translated from the coding sequence ATGATTTGGTTAATGCTGGCAACGCTGGTGGTGGTATTTATTGTCGGCTTTCGGGTGCTGAACTCCGACGCGCGACGCGCGTCTCAAGCTCTAACGAAACGGTTGAACATTGAGCCGGTGTATGTTGAGTCGATGTTGAGCCAGATGGGGAAAACGGCTGGTGGAGAGTTTATCAGCTACCTGCTGCAGGATAATGAGTCGCACATGGGGAATGCCGCTGGCGTGTTGCTTATTTATCAGACATTTATCGTTGATGAATCAGACGAAAGCTTAACATTTTGGCGCTCGGTTCTGCGCAAAGCCCATCTGCCCACTGAAATTACCCATAAACACGTGCGCTTGGCGCTAACATTTTTGCGCGAACTTGAGCCAGATCCTAACGAGATGGCGGCCTATCGTCTGCGCTACAACGCAAGATTCACGGCAATATCCACGGAAGACGGTGCGGCTAACAGCAACGTCTACTATATGGATGGATCTTCAGAGCAAGATTAG
- a CDS encoding DUF4123 domain-containing protein has translation MQGKQQEPHVDVAEWLANASTSSSRLYAVLASTNGATGLKAYYKLDGRRTPDGLYADTPYANWYPVMPMLVELSPYSAFLSWVKNQAEPGWGWLALSPLPEETIVQHLTSLTQVFMPDGQTVFFRYWDERFFRLHLEFLGDDWRYILPAFSNYWVAGKTFTFTLPADYPLRTSPWWHVPQPLLSQILAENPAPLVHNLLQLLRENHPEIYSAMPESLLSRKAEQLCRYSDLHSGQIDQLMAALLASLTS, from the coding sequence ATGCAAGGAAAGCAGCAAGAACCTCACGTCGATGTCGCTGAATGGCTAGCCAACGCCTCGACCAGTAGCTCGCGTCTTTATGCCGTGCTGGCTAGCACCAACGGCGCAACTGGATTAAAAGCCTATTACAAACTCGACGGGCGGCGTACCCCCGATGGATTGTATGCAGACACGCCTTACGCCAACTGGTATCCCGTTATGCCCATGCTGGTTGAGCTTTCACCTTACAGCGCTTTTTTATCGTGGGTTAAAAATCAGGCTGAGCCTGGTTGGGGCTGGTTAGCGCTTTCTCCTTTGCCTGAAGAAACCATCGTGCAGCATTTGACCAGCCTGACGCAGGTGTTCATGCCTGACGGCCAAACGGTATTTTTTCGCTATTGGGACGAACGTTTTTTTCGCCTGCACCTTGAGTTTTTAGGCGACGACTGGCGCTACATATTGCCGGCTTTTTCCAACTACTGGGTGGCTGGAAAAACCTTTACCTTCACGCTGCCTGCGGATTACCCACTGCGTACCTCACCGTGGTGGCACGTGCCCCAACCTTTGCTCAGCCAGATACTCGCTGAAAATCCAGCGCCATTGGTGCACAACCTGCTGCAACTCCTGCGTGAAAACCATCCTGAGATATACAGCGCGATGCCGGAGTCATTACTGAGCCGCAAAGCCGAGCAGCTATGCCGCTACAGCGATCTACATTCAGGACAAATCGACCAGTTAATGGCCGCGCTATTAGCTTCACTGACCTCTTAA
- a CDS encoding GH-E family nuclease, giving the protein MSHTTDAVTWWNQTGRHQGERSEEVRKWMLDSNNYVLEHKSINRSAGAKLR; this is encoded by the coding sequence ATGTCTCATACTACCGACGCAGTCACATGGTGGAATCAAACAGGGAGGCACCAAGGAGAACGATCTGAAGAAGTAAGGAAATGGATGCTTGACTCAAATAACTATGTGCTTGAGCACAAATCAATAAACCGCTCAGCTGGCGCTAAATTGAGATAA
- a CDS encoding dihydroxyacetone kinase subunit DhaK — protein MRKPKKILNNPDNLRHEIMQGMVYAYQGKMISIDEFSAVYRRDINPEQVVIISGGGSGHEPTFAGFIGAGGIDGCALGEVFTSPSPDQIIAVAKATHKNKGVLFLYGNYSGDGMNFDIAAEILAEEGIETRTVKATDDIASAPLERMSDRRGVGGIMFLYKIAGAAAQYKKYDLSQLQNLVIKANFNTRTIGVALDGCALPQSDSFNFSLDDDEIEVGIGIHGEPGLYRQKLTTADEIVDVMIDRLCQDRPFQAGDRLCVAVNNLGALSNTELLVIGRRVGIALESRGLETHDVVIGHFCTSLEMSGFSISLMLLDEELQALYDMPHSTLGWSK, from the coding sequence ATGCGAAAACCTAAAAAAATATTAAATAATCCTGACAATTTACGCCATGAAATTATGCAGGGAATGGTTTATGCCTATCAAGGGAAAATGATTTCTATAGATGAATTTTCGGCAGTTTACCGCCGAGATATTAATCCTGAACAAGTGGTCATCATTAGCGGTGGTGGAAGTGGTCATGAACCTACTTTTGCCGGATTTATTGGTGCTGGCGGCATCGATGGCTGTGCGTTAGGGGAAGTATTTACTTCTCCTTCTCCCGATCAAATCATCGCGGTAGCTAAAGCGACGCATAAAAATAAGGGAGTGCTATTCCTTTATGGAAATTACTCTGGCGACGGTATGAATTTTGATATTGCAGCAGAAATTCTAGCCGAGGAGGGGATTGAAACGCGCACGGTGAAAGCAACCGATGATATTGCTTCTGCGCCTTTAGAACGAATGTCAGATCGGCGTGGCGTCGGTGGCATTATGTTTTTATATAAAATTGCTGGCGCGGCGGCGCAGTATAAAAAATATGATCTTTCTCAGCTGCAAAACCTAGTGATTAAGGCGAACTTTAATACTCGTACGATTGGCGTCGCTTTAGATGGTTGTGCGTTACCGCAGTCCGATTCATTTAATTTTAGTTTGGATGACGACGAAATCGAAGTTGGTATTGGCATCCATGGCGAGCCGGGGCTCTACCGCCAAAAATTAACGACGGCAGATGAGATTGTAGACGTCATGATCGATCGCCTATGTCAGGACAGACCCTTCCAAGCAGGTGATCGCCTGTGCGTCGCTGTAAATAATTTAGGCGCACTCAGTAATACAGAATTGCTCGTGATTGGCCGCAGGGTTGGCATAGCGCTGGAATCGCGTGGCTTAGAAACCCACGACGTGGTTATTGGTCATTTTTGTACATCGCTAGAAATGTCTGGTTTTTCTATCAGCCTAATGTTGCTTGATGAGGAACTACAGGCTCTCTATGACATGCCGCATTCCACGTTAGGTTGGAGTAAATAA
- a CDS encoding efflux transporter outer membrane subunit: protein MQFPIRRQMTVLATMLLLAGCASTNNIEPQSSLLNSQQLQLSTSTNAAKAVSINWWTAANDAQLNALMTDALKNAPTLKQAAARVREAENAVGMANSANGPNLDLTANSRRDRFSKNTIQPLAPNVPNPQPLYETTNNLGLSFSYEFDWWGKYRNQVNAAKAQVNAAQAEQQQTALSLTSAIASAYYQLQSDYAMQDLLNQQIQSYQALAEINEQQYNAGVIGIEVWQQSQAQVDINRQLVTQIQTQIDLLSHQIAALTGKSAAGKSNLQRVALPDSNLLTPPTELTINLLGQRPDITAQRELVESYEQSVQAARKDFYPSVSISGFAGFTTANFKGTNPTLLEAASKAWNLAPAISLPIFHAGALQSKLGEESALYDQAVESYNQTILSAVQDAADAITQQQSASQMYQQAQGASQSTGQVYRVAQAQYQSGLTGRLPMLNSETQLLQQQQAELNAKNNLLQSKIDLIRSLGGGYQAPAVNSKA from the coding sequence ATGCAATTCCCTATTCGTAGGCAAATGACTGTGCTCGCTACGATGCTTCTGCTGGCTGGCTGCGCATCAACTAATAATATTGAACCGCAGTCTTCACTGCTGAACTCACAGCAATTGCAGTTATCGACGTCGACGAACGCCGCCAAAGCGGTGAGTATCAACTGGTGGACGGCAGCCAACGACGCGCAGCTTAATGCGTTGATGACCGACGCCCTGAAAAATGCGCCGACGCTGAAGCAGGCGGCAGCACGCGTACGTGAAGCCGAGAACGCGGTAGGTATGGCGAACTCGGCCAACGGCCCAAATTTGGATTTAACCGCCAACAGCCGCCGCGATCGTTTCTCCAAGAACACAATCCAGCCGCTGGCGCCCAACGTGCCAAATCCACAGCCGCTGTATGAAACCACCAATAACTTAGGCTTAAGCTTTAGCTATGAGTTTGACTGGTGGGGGAAATATCGCAATCAGGTGAATGCCGCAAAAGCTCAGGTGAATGCCGCTCAAGCTGAACAACAGCAAACGGCGTTGTCTCTGACATCTGCTATTGCGTCTGCGTATTATCAGTTGCAAAGTGACTATGCGATGCAGGATTTGCTCAACCAGCAAATCCAATCCTATCAAGCATTGGCTGAAATCAATGAGCAGCAATACAACGCGGGCGTCATCGGCATTGAAGTATGGCAACAGTCGCAGGCACAGGTTGATATTAATCGCCAGCTCGTGACACAAATTCAGACGCAAATTGATTTGCTGTCTCACCAAATTGCCGCATTGACAGGGAAAAGCGCCGCCGGAAAATCCAACCTCCAGCGCGTTGCCTTACCGGATAGCAATCTGCTAACACCGCCCACAGAGTTAACTATCAATCTGTTGGGGCAACGCCCAGATATCACGGCTCAGCGAGAGTTAGTCGAATCGTATGAACAAAGCGTTCAGGCGGCCCGCAAAGATTTCTATCCAAGCGTATCCATCAGTGGTTTTGCCGGTTTTACCACTGCCAACTTTAAAGGCACCAACCCCACTCTGCTTGAGGCCGCGAGTAAGGCATGGAATTTAGCGCCAGCGATTTCGTTGCCAATCTTCCACGCGGGTGCGCTACAGAGCAAATTGGGTGAAGAATCAGCGCTATACGATCAGGCGGTAGAATCTTATAACCAGACTATCCTTAGTGCAGTTCAAGATGCGGCTGATGCTATTACCCAGCAACAAAGCGCAAGCCAAATGTATCAGCAGGCACAGGGCGCTTCGCAGTCTACGGGGCAGGTTTACCGTGTTGCACAGGCTCAGTACCAAAGCGGGCTGACAGGACGTCTTCCTATGCTCAACAGCGAAACTCAGCTGTTACAACAGCAACAGGCAGAATTGAATGCCAAAAATAATCTGTTGCAGTCAAAAATTGATCTTATTCGTTCACTTGGCGGCGGCTACCAAGCCCCAGCAGTGAATTCAAAAGCATAA